From a region of the Methanolobus tindarius DSM 2278 genome:
- a CDS encoding glycosyltransferase, translating into MTDILMLITTLTGGGAERVPSELSISLDKRISRRIILLKNQISYPYDQKPISMNLNYTKSSFFSVLYALTTGILKYRKIVKTHNAKVSISFLVMDNFINILSNLFKKRTKVIISVHATLSNKFKDTIIDKIAIIFVKKLYNRADLIIAVSEGVKEELISMFHLDSQKIKVVYNPLNISQIKFLKEETVDDLFFSDSVPTIITMGRLNEVKGQWHLIRAFSKVKSKQKCRLCILGEGPMRPRLEKLISDLNLKDDILLLGWKTNPYKYINHSSLFVLTSISEALPYSIIEAMACGCPVISTDCKYGPSEIIGDNKYGILVPPMDSKFCEVADPLTIEENILAENIIQILNDENNMNKYSELGLKRSMNFDTSKVIDIYEQIFFEDM; encoded by the coding sequence ATGACTGATATTCTTATGTTAATTACTACTTTAACCGGAGGAGGAGCTGAAAGAGTTCCTTCGGAGTTGAGCATAAGCTTAGACAAAAGGATAAGTCGGAGAATAATACTATTAAAAAATCAAATCTCATATCCTTATGATCAAAAACCAATTTCAATGAATTTAAATTATACCAAATCAAGTTTTTTTAGCGTGCTTTATGCACTAACTACAGGCATACTAAAATATAGAAAAATTGTCAAAACTCATAATGCTAAAGTTTCTATCAGCTTTTTAGTTATGGATAATTTTATAAATATATTGTCCAACTTATTTAAGAAGCGGACAAAAGTTATAATTTCTGTACATGCAACATTATCAAACAAGTTCAAGGATACTATAATAGATAAAATTGCAATAATATTTGTTAAAAAACTTTATAATCGAGCAGATTTAATAATAGCTGTTTCTGAGGGAGTGAAAGAAGAACTAATTTCAATGTTCCATTTAGACAGTCAGAAAATAAAAGTTGTGTATAATCCATTAAATATATCTCAAATTAAATTCTTAAAAGAAGAAACAGTTGATGATTTATTTTTTTCAGATAGTGTACCAACAATAATCACCATGGGTAGACTTAATGAAGTAAAAGGTCAATGGCATCTAATTAGAGCTTTTTCAAAAGTTAAATCAAAACAGAAGTGCAGATTATGCATATTGGGCGAAGGACCTATGAGGCCCAGATTAGAGAAACTAATTTCTGATTTAAACCTTAAAGATGATATTCTGCTTCTAGGGTGGAAAACAAACCCGTATAAATATATTAATCATTCGTCCTTATTTGTTTTAACTTCAATATCTGAAGCCCTTCCATATTCAATTATAGAAGCTATGGCTTGTGGGTGTCCAGTAATATCAACTGACTGCAAATACGGCCCTTCTGAAATAATAGGTGACAATAAATATGGAATACTGGTTCCTCCAATGGATTCCAAATTTTGTGAAGTTGCTGATCCCCTAACCATAGAAGAAAATATTCTTGCCGAAAATATTATTCAAATTTTGAATGATGAAAATAATATGAATAAATATTCAGAGTTAGGTCTTAAAAGAAGTATGAATTTTGATACATCAAAAGTCATTGATATTTACGAGCAAATATTTTTTGAGGATATGTAA
- a CDS encoding glycosyltransferase family 4 protein, whose translation MRLLILSSSFPRNTNILSSSFSYEFCKNLLQKGSEVIVLAPHHSTSKFIEEIDGIKVYRFPYFVPFSAQKLAYNAGIAYNFKNSLFAKLQLPFFLLSELIYSLKIIKQEKIDVVISFWLIPQGLIAAICNKILKIKHIAVIHSSEVTILKKLNFGTKITQLIFNHSERIVSVSSHRAHELLSILPPNVSESASRKLHIIPMGIDPSKLISNETTNDLKLKYELNDSFVVLFVGRLVEVKGCKYLINAFKDVVEEYSKAKLIVVGSGYMEEELKELVAFHSLNEKVLFSGFVSSDLISDYYNLADIVVVPSIVDSSGFQEGFPVVVMESLVTGKPIIATKTNGIMEIIHDEYNGILVEQKNENQISDKILKLIQNPDLRKKLSANALQDAKKYEWGVVASNYYKLLNEVYSYD comes from the coding sequence ATGAGATTACTAATTTTATCTAGTAGTTTTCCAAGAAATACAAACATTTTATCCTCTTCATTTTCTTATGAATTCTGCAAGAATTTACTACAAAAGGGAAGCGAAGTAATTGTTTTAGCTCCCCACCACTCTACTTCAAAATTTATTGAAGAAATTGATGGAATAAAGGTTTATCGTTTTCCATATTTTGTTCCGTTTTCCGCTCAAAAACTGGCTTACAATGCAGGTATTGCTTATAATTTTAAAAATAGCCTCTTTGCTAAGCTCCAATTACCTTTTTTTCTTTTATCTGAATTAATTTATTCTCTCAAAATAATTAAGCAAGAAAAGATTGATGTTGTTATATCCTTTTGGTTGATCCCTCAAGGATTAATTGCAGCAATTTGCAATAAAATTTTGAAAATCAAGCATATAGCAGTTATTCATTCTTCAGAAGTAACAATATTGAAGAAACTTAATTTCGGTACAAAAATTACACAGTTAATCTTTAACCATTCCGAACGTATTGTTTCCGTAAGTTCTCATCGAGCACATGAATTACTCTCTATTTTACCGCCGAATGTTTCGGAATCTGCTAGTAGAAAATTGCATATTATTCCAATGGGAATTGATCCTTCCAAACTAATTAGTAATGAAACTACAAATGATTTGAAGTTAAAATATGAGTTAAATGACAGTTTTGTTGTTTTATTTGTGGGAAGGCTAGTAGAAGTTAAAGGTTGCAAATATTTGATTAATGCATTCAAAGATGTAGTAGAAGAATACTCCAAAGCAAAGCTTATAGTGGTTGGATCTGGTTACATGGAGGAAGAATTAAAAGAATTGGTTGCATTCCATTCTTTGAATGAAAAAGTACTTTTTTCAGGTTTTGTGTCTTCTGATTTAATCTCTGACTATTACAATCTGGCAGATATTGTAGTCGTTCCGTCCATCGTGGATTCATCTGGATTTCAAGAAGGTTTTCCTGTAGTTGTAATGGAATCTCTTGTTACAGGTAAACCAATAATTGCAACGAAAACAAATGGAATAATGGAAATAATACATGATGAATATAACGGAATTTTGGTTGAGCAGAAAAATGAAAATCAAATTAGTGATAAAATTTTAAAGCTGATTCAAAATCCAGACTTGAGAAAAAAACTCTCAGCAAATGCGTTACAGGATGCAAAAAAATATGAATGGGGCGTTGTGGCAAGCAACTATTACAAACTTTTGAACGAGGTTTATTCTTATGACTGA
- a CDS encoding carboxylate--amine ligase has translation MKGKILVTDGRSLAALAIIRSFGEKGFEVHCGDDFKNNLSSFSRYTKKRVLYPSPETQESDFIHFIINLIKNEQYDMIIPVRDDTTLLLSKYKEEISKFTQLYLANYKLLQEFRDKGQTIKLALENNIPVPNTFFPENMSLEEIKKKVTYPVLIRARISSGSRGIIKVESCSEFDDAYQRIKNEFGEPIIQEYINKTSYSTACLLLDGLQKEIASFTYARIKEYPISGGPTVVGVSTNDTIVKDYSLKLLQSIGWKGVAEIEYIIDSEGSPLLLEVNPRFWMPLNLAIAAGVDYPYLIYKLACGDSVEYTEPYKKGLKYRWVFPNEILWLTQTPDKIKGIKEFVNFWDKNTCYGDISIKDPFPLIGIMAQSLDFLLNKEKRKVIFKRGW, from the coding sequence ATGAAAGGAAAAATTCTTGTCACAGATGGAAGATCCCTTGCAGCACTTGCAATCATTCGATCCTTCGGTGAAAAAGGATTTGAAGTCCACTGTGGGGATGATTTTAAAAATAATTTATCTTCTTTCTCTAGATATACAAAAAAAAGGGTTTTGTATCCATCGCCAGAAACTCAAGAGTCTGATTTCATTCATTTCATTATAAACCTAATTAAAAATGAACAATATGATATGATTATTCCTGTAAGGGATGACACCACTCTTCTCCTATCTAAATATAAAGAAGAAATATCAAAGTTCACACAGCTATATCTTGCAAATTATAAACTGCTTCAAGAATTTAGAGACAAAGGCCAAACAATAAAATTAGCTCTAGAAAATAATATTCCAGTTCCTAATACTTTCTTTCCCGAAAATATGAGCCTAGAAGAAATAAAAAAGAAAGTGACTTATCCTGTCCTAATAAGAGCGAGAATTAGCTCAGGGTCAAGAGGTATAATTAAAGTAGAATCTTGCTCAGAATTTGATGATGCATATCAAAGAATCAAAAATGAATTTGGTGAACCGATTATTCAAGAATATATCAACAAGACGAGCTACAGTACAGCATGTTTACTTTTGGATGGACTACAAAAGGAGATAGCTTCCTTTACCTATGCAAGAATAAAAGAGTATCCTATTAGTGGAGGGCCCACGGTTGTAGGTGTAAGTACTAATGACACGATTGTGAAAGATTATTCCTTGAAATTATTGCAAAGTATTGGTTGGAAAGGGGTTGCTGAAATTGAATATATTATTGATTCTGAAGGAAGTCCACTTCTGCTAGAAGTGAACCCGCGTTTCTGGATGCCGCTGAACTTAGCTATTGCTGCTGGAGTTGATTATCCTTATCTAATATATAAACTAGCTTGTGGGGATTCAGTTGAGTATACTGAACCGTACAAAAAAGGACTAAAATATCGTTGGGTTTTTCCAAATGAAATACTGTGGCTAACACAAACTCCAGACAAGATTAAAGGAATAAAAGAATTTGTCAACTTTTGGGATAAAAATACGTGTTATGGAGATATTTCGATTAAAGATCCATTTCCTCTTATAGGAATAATGGCTCAAAGCTTGGATTTTCTTCTGAATAAGGAAAAAAGAAAAGTGATTTTTAAACGAGGATGGTAA
- a CDS encoding acyltransferase, translating into MILKKALLYFWYSLSRCAPTSGLRLFAANKMSYVKLGDDCYLGPNITITPFGGGASYSKQEKGTIFLEIGDRVSISPNVSFFCSMHPENSKLSKIYGKIEKITVENDVWIGGGAILLAGVSLGKNSVIGAGAVVTKDVPENTVVAGVPAKPIKKIPDLED; encoded by the coding sequence ATGATTTTAAAAAAGGCATTATTGTATTTTTGGTACTCCCTTTCAAGATGTGCCCCTACCAGTGGTTTAAGGCTATTTGCAGCTAATAAAATGTCTTATGTTAAGCTAGGTGATGATTGTTATCTTGGACCAAACATTACAATAACTCCTTTTGGAGGAGGAGCTAGTTATTCTAAACAAGAAAAAGGTACTATTTTTCTTGAAATCGGTGATAGAGTATCAATAAGTCCAAATGTGTCTTTTTTTTGTTCGATGCACCCTGAAAACTCAAAATTATCAAAAATATACGGCAAAATTGAAAAAATTACTGTAGAAAATGATGTTTGGATTGGAGGTGGTGCTATTTTGTTAGCTGGTGTAAGTCTAGGTAAGAATTCGGTAATTGGGGCCGGAGCTGTTGTAACAAAAGATGTTCCTGAAAATACTGTTGTTGCCGGAGTTCCTGCAAAACCTATTAAAAAAATACCTGACCTCGAGGACTAA
- a CDS encoding polysaccharide deacetylase family protein — protein sequence MGNGNSLSVTVDVEDWYHIPSVCGSTFSVYKDVDDFFDNWEYRYDYLTEPTKRVLDILDEFNVNATFFVVADIAEHYPGLIESIAERGHEIACHGLHHACKIDPKTKQPLMSADEFEKRTIEARNILEKISGQKVTGYRAPNALIGGWMVDSLEKIGFKYDSSVCVNSLYNKTDSTLEGVSTYPYYPVKGSLEMGSKRGIVEYPWAYYEFASFKVPTSGGPMLRFLGAHMMLKGLKQSLKRGNTVFYFHPIDLSYEKFPQIGKGRPMYWAIKGNVVEKRLRYILNKINNENINVSTMSDLE from the coding sequence TTGGGTAATGGTAATAGTTTATCTGTAACTGTAGATGTTGAGGATTGGTATCACATACCTTCGGTTTGTGGTTCTACTTTCTCCGTTTACAAAGATGTCGATGATTTTTTTGATAATTGGGAATATCGATACGATTATCTTACAGAGCCCACAAAAAGAGTGTTAGACATACTTGATGAATTCAATGTAAATGCAACTTTTTTTGTAGTGGCAGATATAGCAGAACATTATCCGGGCCTGATTGAATCCATTGCAGAAAGAGGGCATGAAATAGCCTGTCATGGTTTGCACCACGCTTGCAAGATCGATCCGAAAACAAAACAGCCTCTGATGAGCGCTGATGAATTTGAGAAAAGGACAATAGAAGCCAGAAATATTCTTGAAAAGATATCTGGTCAAAAAGTTACAGGCTACAGAGCACCAAATGCTTTGATCGGTGGTTGGATGGTGGATTCTCTTGAAAAGATAGGGTTCAAATATGATTCATCTGTTTGTGTAAATTCTCTTTATAATAAAACTGATTCTACTTTAGAAGGCGTTTCCACTTATCCATATTATCCAGTGAAAGGTTCACTGGAAATGGGTTCAAAAAGAGGAATTGTAGAATACCCATGGGCTTACTATGAATTTGCAAGTTTTAAGGTTCCAACATCTGGAGGGCCAATGCTTCGTTTCCTTGGAGCACATATGATGCTTAAAGGCCTAAAACAGAGTTTAAAAAGAGGGAACACCGTTTTTTATTTTCATCCAATTGATCTTTCCTATGAAAAGTTCCCTCAGATTGGAAAGGGAAGACCAATGTATTGGGCCATTAAAGGTAATGTGGTTGAGAAGCGACTAAGATATATTCTAAACAAAATTAACAATGAAAATATCAATGTTAGCACAATGTCGGATTTAGAATGA
- a CDS encoding glycosyltransferase family 2 protein, which translates to MTIVAVIPAFNEEVHIHDVIKKARHYVDEVIVVDDCSKDATGFIAQSLGAKLVRHETNLGRIEALKSGFKAAKELDPRIIVTLYANGHHNPEDIPRLVEPILWLEADVVSGNTLFKDRDVLSIIGMDEDFEGSLVCEASLDAGLVGQCMGFTAFSSNIVDSLQFCENGTSVELSLLKDAKKAGYDVRMLPASTLYNHDYDVLQKYHIGVVVPAYNEEKLIKITVNGIPEYVDRIYVINDCSTDKTAEVLESIDDPRLHVITHKVNQGVGAAILHGYQQSLKENMDIVCVMGGDNQMNPQQLPNLLMPIIEGKADYTKGNRLLSEEFRVGMSKWRSFGNGLLTMITKIASGYWHIMDPQNGYTAISKKALSNMDLHNLYTYYGYCNDMLVKLNAFGFRTMDITMPARYGQERSTIKYSNYMGKVSIMLFKKFLWRLKMKYMVLSFHPLVLFYIFGMILVPLGVLFGAYILLGKMVFGFPISQNYPLLDALFLITGIQFTLFAMLFDMQECNRVACQQN; encoded by the coding sequence ATGACAATAGTTGCAGTTATACCTGCATTCAATGAAGAAGTACACATACATGATGTTATTAAAAAGGCCAGGCATTATGTAGATGAGGTTATCGTTGTTGATGATTGTAGCAAAGATGCAACTGGTTTTATCGCTCAAAGCCTTGGTGCAAAACTTGTGAGGCATGAAACTAATTTGGGTAGGATTGAAGCTTTGAAATCTGGCTTCAAAGCTGCAAAAGAGCTTGATCCTCGGATTATCGTTACTCTTTATGCAAACGGCCATCACAACCCAGAAGATATCCCTCGGCTTGTTGAGCCTATACTCTGGCTTGAAGCTGATGTAGTAAGTGGAAATACGCTTTTCAAAGATAGGGATGTCCTTTCAATAATAGGCATGGACGAGGATTTCGAAGGTTCTTTAGTTTGTGAAGCTTCCTTAGATGCCGGTTTGGTAGGACAGTGCATGGGATTCACTGCATTTTCATCAAATATTGTGGATTCTCTTCAATTTTGTGAGAACGGCACTTCAGTTGAGCTTTCCCTGCTCAAGGATGCAAAAAAGGCAGGATATGATGTAAGGATGCTTCCAGCATCAACTCTGTACAATCATGATTATGATGTTTTACAGAAATATCATATTGGTGTGGTAGTTCCTGCATACAATGAAGAGAAATTAATTAAGATAACTGTTAATGGTATCCCTGAATACGTGGACAGAATATACGTAATCAACGATTGTAGTACTGACAAAACAGCTGAGGTACTGGAATCCATCGACGATCCACGTCTGCACGTGATCACCCACAAAGTGAACCAGGGAGTAGGAGCAGCCATCCTTCATGGATACCAGCAATCCTTGAAGGAGAATATGGATATAGTATGTGTCATGGGCGGTGACAACCAGATGAACCCCCAGCAGCTTCCAAATCTCCTGATGCCAATAATCGAAGGCAAGGCAGACTACACCAAAGGCAACCGCCTGCTCAGTGAAGAGTTCCGCGTAGGCATGAGCAAATGGAGATCTTTTGGAAATGGCCTTCTCACTATGATAACAAAGATAGCCAGCGGATACTGGCACATTATGGACCCCCAGAACGGCTACACCGCCATCTCCAAAAAAGCCCTCTCAAACATGGATTTGCACAACCTTTACACCTACTACGGTTACTGCAACGACATGCTGGTAAAGCTGAATGCCTTCGGCTTCCGCACCATGGACATAACCATGCCAGCACGCTACGGTCAGGAACGTTCTACCATCAAATACAGCAACTACATGGGCAAAGTTTCAATAATGCTCTTCAAGAAGTTCCTATGGAGACTCAAGATGAAGTACATGGTATTGAGCTTCCACCCACTTGTGCTGTTCTATATATTTGGGATGATTCTGGTTCCATTGGGTGTTCTTTTTGGAGCTTATATTTTACTGGGTAAAATGGTGTTTGGATTCCCTATATCACAGAATTATCCTTTGCTTGATGCATTGTTTTTGATCACTGGAATTCAGTTTACTTTGTTTGCGATGTTGTTTGATATGCAGGAATGTAACAGGGTGGCTTGTCAGCAAAATTAA
- a CDS encoding type II toxin-antitoxin system HicB family antitoxin produces the protein MMTKYTAYIEKDPETGCYVAIVPGIPGAHTQADTLDELNVRLKEVIELCLEEMDPEEKVSIPEFVGVSQIEVTV, from the coding sequence ATGATGACTAAATATACTGCATATATAGAAAAGGATCCTGAAACCGGCTGCTATGTTGCTATCGTACCGGGAATTCCAGGAGCTCATACACAGGCTGACACACTTGATGAACTGAATGTCAGGTTAAAAGAAGTAATCGAACTCTGTCTTGAAGAAATGGATCCCGAAGAAAAAGTCTCTATCCCTGAGTTTGTGGGCGTTTCACAGATAGAGGTAACTGTATGA
- a CDS encoding type II toxin-antitoxin system HicA family toxin: MTRLPLVDAKKMEKILHKIGFKKTRHKGSHAFYRHADGRTTTIPFHSNKKLARPLIRAILNEINITIEEYNELIRNI; this comes from the coding sequence ATGACCAGGTTGCCACTGGTAGATGCCAAAAAGATGGAAAAGATATTACATAAGATTGGTTTTAAAAAGACCCGCCATAAAGGTAGTCATGCATTTTACAGACACGCAGATGGTAGAACAACTACGATTCCTTTTCACTCTAACAAAAAACTTGCACGTCCTCTCATAAGAGCAATACTTAATGAAATAAACATCACAATAGAAGAGTATAACGAATTAATACGGAACATTTGA
- a CDS encoding acylphosphatase, protein MKKRAEIIIHGRVQKAGFRDFIDEIAFDLDLNGRVRNLDDGTVQVICEGEDSSITILLEKVNITQYPIKVMSIDVVYKEPTGEYSTFDIIREEDLKEAMYEKIDTMVMHLRGICLSP, encoded by the coding sequence ATGAAGAAACGTGCAGAGATCATAATACATGGTAGAGTTCAAAAGGCAGGTTTCAGGGATTTTATCGATGAGATAGCTTTTGATCTTGATCTTAATGGACGTGTAAGAAATCTTGATGATGGGACTGTGCAGGTTATATGCGAAGGTGAGGATAGTAGCATCACGATTTTGCTTGAAAAGGTTAACATTACTCAATATCCTATTAAGGTAATGAGTATTGATGTTGTTTACAAAGAGCCTACTGGTGAGTACAGTACTTTTGATATCATTAGAGAAGAGGATTTGAAGGAAGCGATGTATGAGAAGATAGATACAATGGTGATGCATCTGCGAGGTATTTGCTTAAGTCCGTAA
- a CDS encoding metal-dependent hydrolase: MPYPAFHLSFFIFCVSLVGIFAIAGSGFRREMTLKDAKHLGLLFFVGSVGSVFPDVPAVWNYFLNGTLQHTRIGSVPTHSLLFGIVAFILAFLLGYIFYRNVSKASSIGIFAEAAFLSHLLLDDIADGGLTYLYPVYNEPLSIFSVMNVKLSGVDFFYYNFACFVSVFFIFCVMFMALLALKDLGFGFRYEPVE; the protein is encoded by the coding sequence ATGCCATATCCAGCATTTCATCTGTCATTTTTCATTTTCTGTGTATCCCTTGTGGGGATATTTGCAATAGCAGGAAGTGGTTTCAGAAGAGAAATGACTCTTAAGGATGCAAAACACCTGGGTCTGCTGTTTTTTGTGGGCAGCGTAGGTTCGGTGTTCCCGGATGTACCTGCTGTGTGGAATTATTTTTTAAATGGTACTCTTCAGCACACAAGGATAGGTTCTGTTCCAACTCACTCATTGCTGTTCGGTATTGTAGCATTTATACTTGCGTTTCTGCTGGGGTATATTTTCTATAGAAATGTGTCCAAGGCTTCATCCATTGGTATTTTTGCAGAAGCTGCTTTCCTGTCACATCTTCTGCTGGATGATATCGCAGATGGTGGACTTACTTACCTGTATCCGGTATATAATGAACCACTTAGTATTTTTTCCGTCATGAATGTGAAACTATCAGGTGTGGACTTCTTCTACTATAATTTCGCATGCTTTGTTTCGGTGTTCTTCATATTCTGTGTGATGTTCATGGCACTGCTGGCGTTGAAGGATCTGGGATTCGGGTTCAGGTATGAGCCTGTGGAATAA
- a CDS encoding metal-dependent hydrolase codes for MFIFGHIGITLGLFILIKKFPVIPDFSRFNLNIPLIVFGAMLPDILDKPLGEVLLADSLANGRIYGHTLLFFFLVLATAYYFYKKKDNSNLLIIPFASFMHLMEDRMWTTPQTLFWPLFGWHFPDGYQSAGILDYFLSIFKNAYTPAMSFVFLSELLGLLILVAVIANQTIRSYIIYKKEKD; via the coding sequence ATGTTCATCTTTGGCCATATTGGAATTACCCTTGGATTATTCATCCTAATCAAAAAGTTCCCTGTTATTCCTGATTTTTCCCGGTTTAACCTGAACATTCCTTTAATTGTATTCGGTGCCATGCTCCCTGACATTCTGGATAAGCCTCTTGGAGAAGTCCTGCTTGCAGATTCACTTGCAAACGGCAGGATATATGGCCACACATTACTCTTCTTTTTCCTAGTCCTGGCAACAGCATACTACTTTTACAAAAAGAAAGATAATTCCAATCTGCTAATAATACCTTTTGCCTCCTTCATGCACCTGATGGAAGACAGGATGTGGACAACTCCCCAAACACTATTCTGGCCCCTGTTTGGCTGGCATTTTCCTGATGGATACCAATCAGCAGGCATACTTGACTACTTCCTCAGCATATTCAAAAATGCCTACACTCCTGCAATGAGTTTTGTGTTCCTGTCGGAATTGCTGGGTCTACTAATATTAGTAGCTGTCATTGCGAACCAAACAATTCGATCATATATAATATACAAAAAAGAAAAAGATTAA